The following are encoded together in the Juglans microcarpa x Juglans regia isolate MS1-56 chromosome 2D, Jm3101_v1.0, whole genome shotgun sequence genome:
- the LOC121249186 gene encoding probable carbohydrate esterase At4g34215, with protein MEPLFFLVLLVQVWSVRPHDQLLNKNIFILAGQSNMAGRGGVVSETITGSAATWDGIVPDPQCKPSPSILRLSANLTWVLAHEPLHADIDVKKTVGVGPGMAFANGVLAKDPTFGVIGLVPCAVGGTKIREWGKGTFLYKQLMRRARSSLQDGGTIQALLWYQGESDTVTKEDYTDYKKKLERFFLDFRDDLQSPLLPIIQVALASGSGPFIKIVREAQLGIDLLNLRTVDAKGLSLEPDGLHLTTRAQVRLGKMLADSFLHFLPTSPILTPTYTSTGPPLRCSNFIFYIFLLALLLRCIRMILVTF; from the exons ATGGAACCCTTGTTCTTCTTAGTCCTTCTCGTTCAAGTTTGGTCGGTGAGGCCCCATGATCAACtcctaaacaaaaatatattcatcttAGCCGGACAGAGCAACATGGCCGGACGTGGAGGCGTTGTTAGCGAAACTATCACCGGCAGCGCTGCCACCTGGGACGGCATCGTACCTGATCCCCAGTGCAAACCCAGCCCCTCCATTCTCCGACTCAGCGCAAACCTCACATGGGTTTTAGCACATGAGCCTCTGCATGCGGACATTGATGTCAAGAAGACAGTTGGGGTTGGACCAGGCATGGCTTTTGCCAACGGAGTCTTGGCCAAAGACCCCACCTTTGGGGTCATTGGCCTGGTGCCTTGCGCGGTCGGTGGGACTAAGATAAGAGAGTGGGGTAAAGGGACTTTCCTTTACAAACAGTTGATGAGGAGGGCTCGGTCTTCATTGCAAGATGGTGGCACTATTCAAGCGCTTCTTTGGTATCAAGGCGAGAGCGACACAGTGACAAAAGAAGATTATACCGATTATAAGAAAAAGCTGGAGAGGTTTTTCTTGGACTTTCGGGATGATTTGCAGTCTCCTTTGCTCCCAATAATCCAG GTGGCTCTGGCGTCAGGTTCAGGACCTTTTATAAAGATTGTTAGAGAAGCTCAGTTGGGAATTGATCTCTTGAACCTGCGAACAGTGGACGCCAAGGGTCTGTCACTTGAGCCGGATGGTCTGCACCTAACCACGCGAGCCCAGGTTCGGCTAGGCAAGATGTTGGCTGATTCATTCCTTCATTTCTTACCCACTTCCCCCATCCTCACCCCCACTTACACTAGTACTGGTCCTCCTTTAAGGTGttccaactttattttttacatttttttgttaGCTCTTCTATTAAGATGCATCAGGATGATCCTAGTTACTTTCTGA
- the LOC121249187 gene encoding auxin-induced protein 22D-like, which translates to MEKSVNYGGHHDDLNLEATELRLGLPGIIRSDIIGYEKQSSSASTVVVVRNNKRASPEGIMTQESSSKSHSYVSDARNGDPDSHHQPPAKAQVVGWPPIRSFRRNSFQQKKTDQGDGAGMYVKVSMDGAPYLRKVDLKVYKSYPELLTALENMFKFTIGEYSEREGYNRSEYAPTYEDKDGDWMLVGDVPWDMFIFSCKRLRIMKGSEARGLGCL; encoded by the exons ATGGAAAAGTCGGTGAATTATGGGGGTCATCATGATGATCTAAATCTTGAGGCGACTGAGCTGAGATTAGGGTTGCCCGGGATTATTCGCAGTGATATTATTGGGTATGAGAAACAATCATCATCTGCTAGTACTGTAGTAGTGGTGAGAAATAATAAGAGAGCTTCACCAGAGGGAATCATGACCCAGGAGTCAAGTTCCAAGAGCCATTCCTACGTTTCTGATGCTAGAAATGGTGACCCAGATAGTCATCATCAGCCTCCAGCCAA GGCACAAGTAGTGGGGTGGCCACCGATTCGGTCTTTCAGGAGAAACAGcttccaacaaaagaaaactgATCAGGGAGATGGTGCAGGGATGTACGTGAAAGTAAGCATGGATGGAGCTCCTTATCTGAGGAAGGTTGATCTCAAGGTGTACAAGAGCTACCCAGAACTCCTCACGGCCTTGGAAAAtatgttcaagttcaccatAG GTGAGTATTCAGAAAGGGAAGGCTACAATAGATCTGAATATGCTCCCACTTATGAAGACAAAGATGGTGACTGGATGTTGGTTGGAGATGTTCCATGGGA TATGTTCATTTTCTCCTGTAAGAGGCTGAGAATCATGAAAGGATCAGAAGCTAGAGGCTTGGGTTGTCTATGA
- the LOC121251016 gene encoding auxin-induced protein AUX28-like produces the protein MEVESEKVKMAFEETELRLGLPGNTEGEVVRKRGFSETESTTTMDLNLKLSSKEEEMDLNEKSKTLQKENLLTADPAKHPAKAQVVGWPPVRSFRKNMLEKASGNAAFVKVSMDGAPYLRKVDLKMYKSYKELSDSLGKMFSSFTIGNCGSQGMKDFMNESKLMDLLNSSDCVPTYEDKDGDWMLVGDVPWEMFVDSCKRLRIMKGKEAIGLAPRAMEKCRNRS, from the exons ATGGAAGTTGAGTCAGAGAAGGTGAAGATGGCCTTCGAGGAGACTGAGCTGAGGCTCGGGTTGCCAGGAAATACTGAAGGAGAGGTGGTTAGGAAGAGAGGCTTCTCTGAGACTGAGAGTACTACAACTATGGATTTGAATCTTAAACTTTCTTCCAAGGAGGAAGAAATGGATCTGAATGAGAAGTCGAAGACGCTGCAGAAGGAGAACCTTCTCACTGCTGATCCAGCAAAGCATCCTGCTAA GGCACAAGTTGTGGGTTGGCCACCAGTCCGATCATTCCGAAAGAACATGTTAGAGAAGGCAAGTGGCAATGCAGCGTTTGTGAAGGTTAGCATGGATGGTGCACCTTATCTTCGTAAGGTAGATTTAAAGATGTACAAAAGTTACAAAGAGCTCTCGGATTCCTTAGGAAAAATGTTCAGTTCCTTCACTATtg GTAATTGTGGATCCCAAGGAATGAAGGATTTCATGAATGAGAGCAAGTTGATGGATCTTCTGAACAGTTCTGACTGCGTTCCAACGTATGAAGACAAGGACGGTGACTGGATGCTCGTTGGTGATGTCCCGTGGGA GATGTTTGTTGATTCATGCAAGCGTCTGCGCATCATGAAGGGAAAGGAGGCGATTGGACTCG CGCCAAGAGCCATGGAGAAATGCAGGAACAGAAGCTAA
- the LOC121250747 gene encoding putative uridine kinase C227.14 isoform X1, with product MEASMSPTMSISYSESFLVKKRVKLPSWDRCLASISPPRAVAFHQSLILIRKPSVKVLCSQKREIPVVEGRCIDEIYDALAERLAPTAAIESNPNLKHIVGLAGPPGAGKSTLASEVARRVNKLWPQKASSIDSQVKPPDIATVLPMDGFHLYRSQLDEMENPEEAHARRGAPWTFNPALLLSCLQTLKAQGSVYVPSFDHGIGDPVEDDIFVSLQHKVVIVEGNYLLLEDGVWKEISSIFDEKCAQNLMPHKMVMNWFIEVDIDTSMQRVLKRHISTGKPPDIAQWRIDYNDRPNAELIMKSKKNADLVIKSVDF from the exons ATGGAGGCCTCTATGTCCCCGACAATGTCAATAAGCTATTCAG AGTCATTTCTGGTTAAGAAAAGGGTAAAACTTCCTTCATGGGATCGGTGTTTGGCGTCCATTTCACCCCCCAGAGCAGTTGCCTTTCATCAATCCCTTATTCTGATTAGGAAGCCCAGCGTGAAG gtttTATGCAGTCAAAAAAGAGAAATTCCTGTGGTAGAAGGCAG ATGTATCGATGAAATATATGATGCTTTAGCCGAACGTCTGGCTCCCACGGCAGCAATTGAATCAAATCCCAATTTGAA GCACATTGTGGGTTTGGCTGGTCCTCCTGGTGCTGGAAAGAGCACTCTAGCATCTGAAGTAGCCCGGCGTGTTAACAAGTTATGGCCCCAGAAAGCTTCTTCAATTGATTCCCAAGTTAAGCCTCCGGATATAGCTACTGTTCTTCCGATGGATGGGTTTCATCTCTATCGTTCTCAGCTGGATGAGATGGAG AATCCAGAGGAAGCCCATGCAAGAAGGGGAG CTCCATGGACATTTAATCCGGCACTACTGCTTTCATGTCTCCAGACCCTAAAAGCTCAG GGATCAGTTTATGTACCATCATTTGACCATGGCATTGGAGATCCAGTGGAAGATGATATTTTTGTGAGCCTTCA GCACAAGGTGGTTATAGTAGAAGGAAATTATTTATTGCTGGAAGATGGGGTTTGGAAAGAGATATCATCTATATTTGATGAGAAGTG TGCTCAGAATCTTATGCCCCACAAAATGGTCATGAACTG gtTCATTGAAGTTGACATTGACACGTCGATGCAACGAGTTCTAAAGAGACATATTTCAACTG GAAAGCCTCCGGACATAGCTCAATGGCGG ATAGATTACAATGACCGGCCGAATGCAGAGCTTATTATGAAGTCGAAGAAGAATGCAGATTTAGTAATCAAATCAGTTGATTTCTGA
- the LOC121250747 gene encoding putative uridine kinase C227.14 isoform X2 produces MEASMSPTMSISYSESFLVKKRVKLPSWDRCLASISPPRAVAFHQSLILIRKPSVKVLCSQKREIPVVEGRCIDEIYDALAERLAPTAAIESNPNLKHIVGLAGPPGAGKSTLASEVARRVNKLWPQKASSIDSQVKPPDIATVLPMDGFHLYRSQLDEMENPEEAHARRGAPWTFNPALLLSCLQTLKAQGSVYVPSFDHGIGDPVEDDIFVSLQHKVVIVEGNYLLLEDGVWKEISSIFDEKWFIEVDIDTSMQRVLKRHISTGKPPDIAQWRIDYNDRPNAELIMKSKKNADLVIKSVDF; encoded by the exons ATGGAGGCCTCTATGTCCCCGACAATGTCAATAAGCTATTCAG AGTCATTTCTGGTTAAGAAAAGGGTAAAACTTCCTTCATGGGATCGGTGTTTGGCGTCCATTTCACCCCCCAGAGCAGTTGCCTTTCATCAATCCCTTATTCTGATTAGGAAGCCCAGCGTGAAG gtttTATGCAGTCAAAAAAGAGAAATTCCTGTGGTAGAAGGCAG ATGTATCGATGAAATATATGATGCTTTAGCCGAACGTCTGGCTCCCACGGCAGCAATTGAATCAAATCCCAATTTGAA GCACATTGTGGGTTTGGCTGGTCCTCCTGGTGCTGGAAAGAGCACTCTAGCATCTGAAGTAGCCCGGCGTGTTAACAAGTTATGGCCCCAGAAAGCTTCTTCAATTGATTCCCAAGTTAAGCCTCCGGATATAGCTACTGTTCTTCCGATGGATGGGTTTCATCTCTATCGTTCTCAGCTGGATGAGATGGAG AATCCAGAGGAAGCCCATGCAAGAAGGGGAG CTCCATGGACATTTAATCCGGCACTACTGCTTTCATGTCTCCAGACCCTAAAAGCTCAG GGATCAGTTTATGTACCATCATTTGACCATGGCATTGGAGATCCAGTGGAAGATGATATTTTTGTGAGCCTTCA GCACAAGGTGGTTATAGTAGAAGGAAATTATTTATTGCTGGAAGATGGGGTTTGGAAAGAGATATCATCTATATTTGATGAGAAGTG gtTCATTGAAGTTGACATTGACACGTCGATGCAACGAGTTCTAAAGAGACATATTTCAACTG GAAAGCCTCCGGACATAGCTCAATGGCGG ATAGATTACAATGACCGGCCGAATGCAGAGCTTATTATGAAGTCGAAGAAGAATGCAGATTTAGTAATCAAATCAGTTGATTTCTGA
- the LOC121251226 gene encoding F-box/LRR-repeat protein 17-like: MQHHYHHRSQSHLSAGVPTTPGGETQFASEAKLGKKRGSYNCGRCGLPKKGHSCHVAITTAAIESTPTHADSSVAISATSSLSTTRPPPLRQHCSNLRRALSFDDDVEDVRGGFPEPEAAYDEEDLQFDDPFPDPDSGGFPPGCLWEILRRLPPVGLLAAARVCKGWRETARKLWRAAEELRLRVPARAQVGFVGSVLQKCPGLVRLSLRMESDVDATMLACIAFSCPNLEFMEILKSDTAMNRITGDELGRFVADKRCLKSLKMEGCSNLGGFVLCSSSLSTLWLSDLFSLSKTVFNCPNLKEISLEFSRQQNDSTDLTSMVDGLGRYCTRLQNIHMASLRLSHSVVLALTGAQLRWLRMLSLVLGSEITDASVAAIASSYPNLELLDLSGSSISDSGIGMICNVFPETLSRLLLALCPNITSSGIQFVTAQLPLLELMDCGMTICDPNSENPLAGESNDWELKNISKTKLHLVHQKLIIKHNRLKKLSLWGCSGLDALYLNCPELNDLNLNSCKNLHPERLLLQCGNLESVHASGCQELLIEAIESQVSNDFLAMENVLPCKRLADGSKRVHVPHFLSAQSYDDDKKQRVKRQRCNVLVR, encoded by the exons ATGCAACATCACTATCACCATCGTAGCCAATCACATTTGTCCGCCGGAGTTCCCACCACTCCCGGCGGTGAAACCCAGTTCGCCTCCGAGGCCAAGCTGGGAAAGAAGCGTGGAAGTTACAACTGTGGTCGTTGTGGCCTACCTAAGAAGGGTCACTCTTGCCATGTCGCCATAACCACCGCCGCCATCGAAAGCACTCCAACGCACGCCGATTCGTCTGTAGCGATCTCGGCGACTTCCTCCCTCTCCACCACGCGCCCCCCACCTCTGCGGCAGCATTGCTCCAACCTACGCCGCGCGCTCTCCTTCGATGATGACGTCGAAGACGTCCGCGGAGGCTTCCCGGAGCCCGAGGCCGCTTACGACGAGGAGGACTTGCAATTCGACGATCCATTTCCGGATCCGGATTCGGGCGGGTTTCCGCCGGGTTGTTTGTGGGAGATACTGAGGAGGTTGCCGCCGGTAGGGCTTTTGGCAGCGGCAAGAGTGTGCAAGGGGTGGAGGGAGACGGCAAGGAAGCTATGGAGGGCCGCGGAGGAGCTCAGGTTAAGGGTTCCAGCCAGAGCTCAGGTTGGGTTTGTTGGATCGGTGTTGCAGAAATGCCCTGGGCTCGTGAGGCTCTCGCTTAGAATGGAAAG TGATGTGGATGCAACAATGCTAGCTTGTATTGCATTCTCATGCCCTAATCTGGAATTTATGGAGATCTTGAAATCTGATACTGCGATGAATCGGATCACCGG TGACGAATTGGGCCGTTTCGTTGCTGATAAACGATGTCTCAAAAGCCTTAAGATGGAAGGGTGTTCTAATTTAGGGGGTTTTGTTCTTTGTTCGTCCAGTCTTTCCACACTTTGGCTTTCCGATCTATTCTCCCTCTCCAAGAcg GTTTTTAACTGCCCAAATCTGAAAGAGATTTCCCTGGAATTTTCTCGTCAACAAAATGATAGTACTGATCTAACATCCATGGTTGATGGTTTGGGAAGGTATTGCACAAGGTTGCAAAACATACACATGGCATCCCTCCGGCTTTCTCATTCTGTTGTGCTTGCTCTTACAGGTGCACAGCTGAG GTGGTTGCGAATGCTTTCACTGGTTCTTGGATCTGAAATCACCGATGCATCCGTTGCGGCCATTGCTTCAAGCTATCCAAATCTAGAATTGCTTGATCTGAGCGG ATCAAGCATTAGTGATAGTGGCATTGGAATGATATGCAATGTGTTCCCTGAAACACTTTCGAGGCTTCTCCTTGCTCTTTGTCCCAACATTACATCAA GTGGCATTCAGTTTGTCACAGCTCAATTGCCTCTTCTTGAACTCATGGACTGTGGCATGACCATATGTGATCCCAATTCTGAAAATCCACTTGCCGGTGAAAGCAATGATTGGGAATTAAAGAACATTTCAAAAACCAAACTACACCTTGTTCACCAGAAGCTGATTATCAAGCACAACCGGCTGAAAAAACTCAGTTTGTGGGGTTGTTCTGGCTTAGAT GCTCTATATCTAAACTGCCCAGAACTGAACGATCTGAATCTAAACTCTTGTAAGAATCTGCATCCAG AGAGATTGCTACTTCAGTGCGGAAATTTAGAAAGTGTGCATGCATCAGGATGTCAAGAGCTGTTGATTGAAGCCATTGAAAGTCAG GTCAGCAATGACTTCTTGGCCATGGAAAATGTATTACCGTGTAAACGCTTAGCTGATGGATCCAAAAGGGTTCATGTTCCTCACTTCCTCAGTGCACAG TCCTATGATGACGATAAGAAGCAGAGGGTCAAAAGACAGCGATGTAATGTTCTTGTGAGATGA